In a genomic window of Cynocephalus volans isolate mCynVol1 chromosome 1, mCynVol1.pri, whole genome shotgun sequence:
- the LOC134384222 gene encoding UDP-glucuronosyltransferase 1A8-like — protein sequence MAPAIVTSPLPLCVCLLLTDGLAEAGKLLVMPMDGSHWFTMRSVVEKLMDRGHEVVIVMPGVSWHLGKLSNWTVKTYSTSYTLEDLDHKFMAFANDHWKTPAQSVFSVLMSSVRSFFELLFSHCRSLFNDRKLIEYLKESSFDAIFLDPFDMCGLIVARYFSLPSVVFARVILCHFLEEGTQSPSPLSYIPRFFSGFSDVMTFKERVRNYIFHLEEQLFCPILFKSASDIASEILQTPVTASDLFSHTSIWLLRTDFVLEYPRPVMPNIFFVGGINCSPCKPLPQVSYPFFSTRRIMWLGP from the coding sequence ATGGCTCCTGCAATTGTGACCAGCCccctccctctgtgtgtgtgtttgctgctGACAGATGGCCTGGCCGAGGCAGGCAAGCTGCTGGTGATGCCCATGGATGGGAGCCACTGGTTTACCATGCGTTCGGTTGTGGAGAAGCTCATGGATAGAGGCCATGAGGTGGTCATAGTCATGCCAGGGGTGAGTTGGCACCTGGGAAAATTGTCGAATTGGACAGTAAAGACTTATTCAACTTCTTACACTCTGGAGGATTTGGATCACAAGTTCATGGCTTTTGCCAATGATCACTGGAAAACTCCAGCACAAAGTGTATTTTCTGTGCTCATGAGTTCAGTCAGGAGTTTTTTTGAATTGTTATTTTCACATTGTAGGAGTTTGTTTAATGACAGGAAATTAATAGAATACTTGAAAGAGAGTTCTTTTGATGCAATTTTCCTGGATCCATTTGACATGTGTGGCTTGATTGTTGCCAGATATTTTTCACTCCCATCTGTGGTCTTCGCCAGGGTAATACTTTGCCATTTTCTTGAAGAAGGTACACAGAGCCCCAGTCCTCTTTCTTACATTCCCAGATTTTTCTCAGGGTTCTCAGATGTCATGACCTTCAAAGAGAGAGTACGGAACTACATTTTCCACTTGGAGGAGCAATTATTTTGCCCCATTCTTTTCAAAAGTGCCTCAGACATTGCCTCTGAAATTCTCCAGACACCTGTGACAGCATCTGATCTCTTCAGCCACACATCCATTTGGTTGTTACGAACTGACTTTGTTTTGGAATATCCCAGACCTGTGATGCCCAACATTTTCTTTGTTGGTGGCATCAACTGCAGTCCCTGCAAGCCACTGCCTCAGGTGAGTTATCCCTTCTTTAGCACACGAAGAATAATGTGGCTTGGCCCTTGA